CAGTGGTTTCCTTTGTGGTTTCCTTCAATtaacaccattgttgttcagtgttttcctgatAGTGGACACATGAACTTTCAAAGTTTGGAGAGTTTTCTGCAGGTCTTTTGTTCTTACCCTTCAGTTCTTTTTAACTTCCATTAGGATTGCCCATGGTGCTCTTGGTGTGATTTTTGCAGGACACCTGTTCATAGGGAGTCGCAACAGtcctgaatttcctccatttatacTTGACATTTTGTCTTATTGTGGATTGATGAACACCCAGGTGTTTAGAAATGCTTTTAAGCCTTTTCCAGCTTTGTGTGTCTCTATAATGTGTCTTTTACGGTGCTGTTAACGTTGATGGGATGGAGACATGGTTCACACTAACCAGCTGTTCTCAAGAAGAACAGATTTGTCAGTAACTGGAATTTGTGTCTTTATTTAAAGGGTAAAGCACCTGTACACCCCACACCTCCAATCTCATCTCCTCAATTTAAACACCTGACTCCAGTTAGCTTTTGGAGAAGTTGTTAGTGCaggggttcacttactttttccagcCTGCACTGTGAATTATTACTCAGTATGCTCGATAAACTCCTGAAAACTACTACTACATGTGTGTTATTAGTTTAATCAAACTGTGTTTGTCTGTAATTCTGAGTCAGATAAAGATCAGATCACAGTATATCAGTAATCAGTGCACAAACCCTGGTAACtccaaagggttcacaaactttgtCTCTCTATACACAAGACAATAAACGTGATTCtgctatttaaatatttatctgCTGAAAAAATGATCAGCTGATCATCTTGAGTGAGAAGTGTCTGTTCAATAAAACTTTTAAACTAACAATTCAAGAAATGTACTGTCTCATTagtctttaatttaatttcactttTCCATCAGGGGGAAATCTCCAGAATAAATAAaccgagagcgagagcgagagagagagagagagagagagaagggtggatattatatataatatttactaaatgttaatgttttgttaaatgtatggTTTTATTCTTAACCCTTGAGGGAAATTAAGTTATATGATGCAAcactaaacaaatatataaatatacataaagacACCATCAGTCAGTTTaaataaagtattggcacccaccTGTAAAGTCCAGTCTGATGAGTTTCCCAAACTGAATGTGTGTTGCATTGTTTCGACCTCCACAGAAATAAAATCCCAGATCTGTCTCTCTAACTCCAATAATCACTAAACTGACTGAACTGCTGCTTTCTGTCATATCAAAGTGACTCTCATTCACATTATAACGGAGGAAAAAGTTTTTCTTCAGCTTTAATTTTTCAGCAGATATCAGCAGCTTCACCTCCTCAGATCTCAGTCGATACCACGATATCTCAGAATAATTAGTGATGTTACAGAGCAGGGTGATGTTCTCTCCAGGAGGGACAGATAAATGATCAGTTGAAGCGATCTCAAGGAGACCCGGTGTAAAGAAACCTGTAAGAATACCACTACATTAAGAGAACAGATAAATCATTCAGTGAGTCCACATTGAGCGACTGCTTCAGTTCAGAGTTTACTCAAAATCACAAGATTTGGTTTGAAACTGTTACACTGACATTAAAAACTGCTTTCTGATACATTTCTGTTCAGACTGTTATATGACTGCATTCTATCCCTAGATATACTACAGACTAATAATTTCAATAAAGTCCTGAACACCAGTTACCCTAATGACAGTTATTTATAATTTACTCCTATCTGGTATTTTGCATTTATAAACTCACCAAACAGCAGCTGTAGTGTAAAAAGGTCCAGGAGATGGGCCATTCCTTGCTGAGATGCTACAGAGGCCTACAAGATAGTGCTGCTTTTTAAATTGGTTTACTTGAAACCTCTCTGTTCCTTCTGTGTCTTGAGTTCCTGTTTAGCTGTAAGCCCCTACATCCTGTTTTGTCAAGTGTCCAGTAAGCGGCTGATCACTAGTCCTATTTTAATTCTCAGACAGAGACCCAGCCTCTTTGGTACATTAATCAGTTCATCACTTTACTTAACTAGAAAAGAGTTAATGAACAAGTGAATCATTTTGCTTACTCTTGTggaacagttgggacagaaCAGTCATGTGAACAGAGAAATATAAGCAGGTGTAAAGACATTAGCACTGGTGTCCAAAGTTATTGTATGAAAAAAAGACTGATGGAAAAATTGTGCAAGAATAACAGTAAATCTTTGTGGGACACTGGCACACAGAGGCTCTCTTTACATGCAAACATGTTCAGCAATGTGAATGAATACATTCCATTTACAGATTCCATATGAACAGTTTATACTGTACGTATTAGCATCAAAGTCTCACAAAAAATCATACATTTAGTACTAAAGAACCAGCTAGCATATTTATAAATCTAGTATGAGTTCTACCTGTGATTCACACTTATTGTACGATCACGTAGAGTATGCATATGACCAGTGGTGTTAGAAGGGTATATCACTGGGGGCTACTGAGGAGCACAGCCCCGAATACATTTTATCCTGGAAAAAGCTGTAGTTAATGTAGTGCACCAGGAGGTTTTCCAGAAAACTGTCTGACCAAACGTTAAATTTTAACATTGAACTGTAAGTTGATTTACCTCGGCATGTCATATCCAGAGTTATCAATTCCAGAAGAGATGATTAATATTTTGGTAATCAAGCTCAATCAGCTCACGATTACCTTTAAAAACCCATCTTCAGTGGAGCACAGATAAAAGGATTCACCATGGGCGTGGAAATGAATAAGAGACGCTTTATTCACTCCAGCTGAACAACCActtctaattaaaaaaatacaaagtatTAATACAAagtattaattttaaaataaatttattgtGAATGAAGCAACATCTCTGCAATTAACAAAGCTCGAGAagcaaaatgaatatataagaACATACAGTCCCtactgaaagtattggaacagcattGGCAATTCTATTGttaagacatttgggtttaagagcAAAAGATTTATAAGAGAcgacagaatttcagctttttgatatttacatctagatgtgttaaacaacttataacatggcaccttttgtttgaacccacccatttgtTATATCTGATCAAATATATTGGAAcctgtgactgataggtgtttcttgttgcccaggtgtgtcttgttaaattgattatttaaagaattaattGCTCCGAATgtttactcttggtttgagcccttgCTTTTACCTGTGAAGAacgcatttgttgttaaaaaggataaaccaacatgaagaccagagatcAGTCTCTGGGTGAAAAACacaccattttgaagctgagaaaagacgGAAAATCTGTCAGAGCCATTCCACAAGcattgggtatagccaatacaacaattaggaatgtcctgaaaaagataGAAACCACTAGCCAGGGACGGTTTGTGAATGGGGGGTGGAGCCAGAGAAAGTGAGTGGTAAGGAATGTTCTCTGTTGCAGTGAGACAAGGTGAGgataagagggagagagacacacaccttgagagagagagaaagagagatccACCAGCATGACACAATTctatttgaagaagactttgagagcaaaAATAGAGGCCATACAACAAGATGTAAAccgctcatcagcagtaagaataaAAAGCCAGGTTGGagttcgcaaagaaatacagagacgatccacaaaagttctggaacaagatgaacctctaccaaagtgtggagaaagaaaggatcttcttatgatccaaaacatacaagctcatctgtgaaacatggtggaggtagtgtcatggctttggcttgcatggctgcttctggaacaatCTCacaatctttattgatgatggaactcatgatgatagcagcagaatgaattcagaagtttacaggaacattctgtcaCCAATTTACatccaaatgaatcaggaggaacttcatcatgcagcaagacaaccatccaaaacacacttccacctcaacacaggacttcatcagggggaaagtggaaggctttagactggacaagtccatcaccagaccttcacccaactgatcagcatcggaacacacaactactgaaagaagctgcaggagaaacctggagaagcttcacagaagaaaattcaacagtttggtgatgtcagtgggtcttGCAATAAGTCTTGATGTACTTATTGCAataagggatatgcaaccaaatattaagtgtaatttactttaagaccattacttttgctcacctaaaaattgggtggtctgccacaaaAACTGCcttgttctaagttgtttaacacgtctagaaggtaaacaccaggaaatgaaatctgaaattcaGATATatcatctcattcatcttttgatctcaagcccaaaGTCTTCAATGTatggcaaaaaacaaacaaacaatagaactTGTCAGTCCAATACTTTATATTGAAGGACTGAATAATATAGGCTGATAGGCTGTTGCATGGGTGTCGAGGGAGCCAATCAGCACATGGATAGAGTTTCATGGTTGAACTAGACATTTCAGTCATGACATTTCAGTGTTAAACATCATTTACCGGTATTTAACCTAATAGTTTCAGCCATTATCTACGTTGATAAGCCATTTGAGCATTTATTAGTGATTATTCAAaatttttaatcatgtttatcGGCCGTTATGAGCATCTGCCATCGGTTATAAGAAATGATCAGCGTATATTGGCCACTATCGCGTTTAGCAGCCTTTGACAGCGTTTAGTAGCCATTTTTAGCATTTATCAACATTTCCATTGTTTAATGTCCTTTAATAGCATTTACCAGCATTTATCAGCGTTTGCTATCGTCCATCTGCCCTTAATAGCATTTACCGGCATTTTAAAGCGTTTACTACAGCCGTTATAAGCTGTTACTGGCATTTACCAGCATTTACCGTTGTTCACTGGCCTTTAGCCTCTGTGGTTGATAATcagaaaataaattttatattttgttgttaTCTATTTTATGCTGCATATAATTCAtttcggcaccctgtccagggtgtaccccaccttgtgcccgatgctccctggaattggctccaggttcccccgcgaccctgaagaaggagtaagtggtagaagatggatggatggatataattCATTTTACAATACTGGTCTTTATATAACTCAGAGAAGCGACTCTGAATTATGGTCTACGTGTGAAGGACAACAAGTTCATTATTATCATATGGCCTTAATTCCTAGGACTTTGAGCAGAGCATGTGCATCACTATCAGAAGAAGAGTGGAAAAAACACATTGAATCACCTAGGCAGGCTCCAGTCCGTCTGTCTAATAAAAGTAGCTTTTACCAAGTTATGCAGAGGACTACTTAAAATGAGAAAAGTATAAACCTTGATAGATTTACAGGCAGAATTCACAGTACATGTGTAGGAGGTATGTGCGTCACATGATGATAAGGAGGTCAGGCTGACCTGGTGCTGACTCAGCGGCCTTGCATGCTATAAATAATGAATGGTAAATGGGTGATATAAAGGGAGGCGGAGGCATCTAGTGGTGGCAAAGAGAGTTAGCGTGAATAAGACAAATCAGAATTAACCAAATAGAGGGAGCAAATATGTCATGCCTTTggggtttttaagatcatgcaCTGTGGTCAACTCTTCAGTGTTCACGCTTGAGACTGACCTCCTTTATTGCTTGGGCTTagctttgtaataaagttcTTCCAGATTCTAAGATGCTTGGTTTCCTTGCTTATCCATGACCCTATGTGGGAGATGGGAAAAATTCCCCACAACAAATTTGGTGAGCCAGCCAGGAGGGCAATAATCTGGAGGAGTGGGACGGACTGGACTGCCTGGGCAGGTTCAGGACTGCTGGCCACTACAGGGAAAAAGGTAAGCAcagtcatttttgtttttaaaaaaaaatcaaattctGCATTAGTAGTGGTGATTCCCCTGCTTGTGTAGTCTGCATGGTACACACTCTATTGAAACATGGTGACGCCCTCCTGTATGTTCAGATgaataagaatatgaatatatacagatgagtaacaAATGgaatattgcacagttcacagtAGAAGGTGAGCAACAAAgaggaataaatgaaaaaatatacataGTGCAGAATTTTTGCATGTGTTGGCTGATGTTGCAAAAAACAgctagcagtgctacattatgttTTTGATAAGTGACAAATGGAATATTGTACAGTTCACAGTAGACGGTGAGCAACAAagagtaataaatgaataaatgttcacATTGCATAATATTGTGAACGTGTTGGCTGACGAtgcaatcatcatcatcgtcagtCGTTACTGGCATCAGTCGTAATTGGTTGTCACCAGCTTTTAGCAGCCTTTACCGGCATTATGAGCCATTAACAGCCATTCTCAGCTATTATTAGCATTTACCGTTGTTTATTGGCCTTTATCAGCACATACCAGTGTTTACCGACATTTATAGTGTTTATGGCTGTTTACTGGGGTTTATTAGCATTTCTCGGCATATATAGTGTTCATCGGCAATCAGAAATTATCGTGTTTACCAgtggtttattttctttatcagCCATTATCAGCATTTTTCAGGATTTGTCAGCTATTACCAGCATTTATCGGCCATTATCGCCGTTTACCAGTTATTATCAGTTTTTATTTGCCATTATCATAGTTTATAGGCCGTTATCACATTTAACAGCATTTATTGGCATTTACCAATGCTTACCAGCAATTACAGTATAAGCAATGATCAACGTTTACcagtctggtgttccctttgttagtCAGGTGTGttgtgtcatcatgccaagatctagaTCAGGATCaggagttctgtaaggccttcagatcAAAGGTTGCGGATGCCAGAttagtctggcaagggatttaaaaagacctACAAATTATCTGAAATACATCACTCCTCTGTAAGGAAAATTATCTacaatggcacagatttcaaccAACTGCCAATTTATCCAGGACTAgtcgtcccagcaaattcagccaaagagcagaccatctgatgcaaaaagaagttttcgagaaccccaaaatttcatcacaggatctgctagtaagtcttacaactgttggtgtcaaagtgcacgcttttacaatcagaaagagactgcacaaatttgacctgcatgggaggtgtgccagtaaaaagcctttgcaagactacagtttgccaatgagcatataggcaaagaccaggccttttggaataacgtgctctggacagatgactCTAAGATatagttgtttggccacagtaacagcagacatgtttggtgcagaccaaagacagcttttcagaagCACCTCAtatcaactgtgaagcatggtggtgtaaATGTTATGGTTTTGGGTTATTCCTTGCTTCAGCGACTGGACAGCGTTcgttcattgattcaactatgaattctgcattatatcaaagagtgcttgaagagtccttgaactgaaagtggacctttcaagaTAATGGATATTGATCAGGATAATGAtcttaagcacactagcaaatctaCCAataatggctcaaaaagaagaaatggagggtgtGACAAGGAGGATGGAGTGGGCAGGCTGTGAGGATGCACACCTCACACTGATTTGGCTAACGTGCATCACCAAATACACGTAGTGACCAAATGGCGTGATGAAGGCAGTCTTTCATCCATCCCCTGCCCTGACAGGAATTAGGTTATATGCGTTGCTTAAATCAAATTTTGATTTGACcatttagccattttccctccccggtgtcatgtaaCTTGTTAGTGTTGCAAGGTCTCAGGTgcgaatggggagcaggtgtgttaaatttggtgtcatcgctctcacacttcctcatactggtcactggaagttcaaaaCGGCACCTCTtgacaaagaactctctgaggatctgaaaaaaagaattgttgctctacataaagatggcctaggctataagaagaatgccaagaccctgacactgagctgcaacaCGGtgaccaagaccatacagcggtttaactggacaggttccactcagaacaggcctcgccatggtcgaccagagaagttgagtgcacgtgctcagcgtcatatccagaggttgtgtttgggaaatagacgaatgagtgctgccagcattgctgcaggggttgaaggggtggggggtcagcctgtcagtgctcagaccatacgccgcacactgcatcaaattggtctgcatggctgtcgtcccagaaggaagcctcttctaaagatgatgcacaagaaagcccgcaaacagtttgctgaagacaagcaaaCTAAGGATTActatggattactggaaccatgtcctgtggtctgatgagaccaagataaacttatttagttcagatggtgtcaagcgtgtgtggcggcaaccaggtgaggagtacaaagacaagtgtgtcttgcctacattcatggaggagtggaagaggactccagtggaacctgtgaagctctggtgaactccatgcccaagaggcttaaggcagtgctggaaaataatcgTGGCCGCACAAAATAttcacactttgggcccaatttggacattttcacttaggggtgtactcacttttgttgtcagcggtttagacattaatggctgtgtgttgagttattttgaagggacggcaaatttacactgttacacaagctgtacactcactactttacattgcagcacagtgtcatttcttcagtgttgtcacatgaaaagatatcatcaaatatttacacaaatgtgagggtgtactcacttttgtgagagaCTGTATATGGgctctgtatacacacacacacacacacacacacacacacacacacacacacacacacacacaccattgttACTGGATGCTATGAATAACTATTTGAGGTTCTAATTAGGTTGCACATTTATAGCTAATATATTTAATCTTATAGTATGAATAACAAAatacagttaataataataactacttATTTTCTCTACAGTAAACAACTGTTTAAggtaaaacataataataataataataataataataataataataataataataataataataataattataataataatagacatcagcagtcaaataaaagtttaaaaaagtgtgtcttgaggtgagctttaaaaatgtcaaaggtctgagcttccctgagttcaggagaaagagagttccaaagtgaaggagcagaGACAGAAGTCCTGTCACAcatagattttaagcgtgtttgtggaacagttaacggattccactgtgaggagcgcagtctgcgatttggggtgtgAGGGATTAATAAAGCAGATATGTAATGAGGAGTGAAGCCATGAaatgccttgtatgtcaacatcaAGATCCTAAAATGGACACAGAACCTGACCAGGAGCCAGTGTAAGGACTCCAGAACGGGAGTAATATGATTGTATTTCCTGGTTCCAGTCAGGATCCTGGAGTTACATACAGGAcagagttttgtacatattgcagtttgttgattgtggatttagaaactctGGGTAAAACGGTGTTACAATAATCCAGCcgagtgacaacaaatgagttaatcagcttttcagctacagagaagtttagcattgggtgcagtctagctatatttctgaggtgaaaaaggatgctttaacagtgctctgaaTAAAAGAATCAGATGTGAGGCTGGTATcaaaaattactccaaggttcctcatctTACCTTgggtctctagaacagagccattAACAAACAGAGAGAGTGGAGCAGTTTTGAGAATTTGCTGACTggaacctataagcataacttcAGTTTTCCTgctgttcaggcacagaaagttattgttcgtccatgtttttatctcagaaatacatttagaaagaaaacaaacatcaaggttttcaccagatttggAGTGAATGTAGATATGAGAATCGTCAGCATAAAAATGATAATGGAGGCCGAGCGATTgcagcagatgcccaagtggagatagataaatattgaaTAGTAAAGGGCCTAAATCCgatccctgaggaacaccagtgagcacagagctagtgtcagacctgtaactacccatagaaataaactgggaatGGTCAGTAAAATaagatttaaaccagtttaaaactatCCCAGACACACCAAAAAGACTTTCAAGGCTtgtaagtaaaagaccatgagCCAGAGTATCGAAGGTGGCTCCAAGATCAAGAAGAATGAGgaagtagctccagaatcagaggTCATCAACAAGTTGTTGGTAACTTTGACCAACGCCGTTTCAGTACTGtgaaattgggggaaaaaacaaaaaacatgcatgtgTAATGCAAAGgaatatggacagatttcttaaaagaaaaactccagatgcttctggaccatcaacttcatcctcatgGAGCTAAAGCCATGTTTATACTGTGATGAACGCTGGGggtttctcttttttgtttggCATTGGCCCTGCCCATCTGAACCTTTCCTCAGCATGTTCTCTTCCCATTGGCTGAAGTCAGGAAAGATTACCTCACCTGGAGTGGAGGATAATTAAGAGACAAGAGGTGAGAGGAGACAGGTTCAGCTGGGAAACTTGATTGGCTGTTTGTGCTCAGAGGAAGATTGGGACACTTTGTGTTGCTCGAGACCATCCGGCAACGAAGATAGTTATATagattgtgtttgtgtagttAGATAAGGGTGGGCTGTGGGGTATTTAGGAGCACTGGATACATATTCCAGGAGCTTTTAAAATCATTGTGTGCAGAAAGAGGACTCATCACCAGAAATAAAGTGaagaaaagtgtttgttttttttatgggaCACTGATCTGGCGCCTGATTCATTTCACTAGACACGAAtgtttcatattcaaattttctgttgtgtgtgtgtgttttggttgtgACTTTTAAAGTTTATATGAACATGTTACTCCGTGTATGTTGGACTGGGGAAGTGCTGATTTTTCCACATTGATTAGTGTTTGATCCTGATTTCTAGTGTGTCGTGTAATAATCACAAGAGTGCAGTGCAGACTTAGTTTCATTTGTGTATCGCCCAAACTAAATGTTTGTTGAACTTTCTTGAATGTTTCAATGgttatatttttctaaataaaatagttagtgtttttttttctatgaagtCCTGGTGGTGTGATGTACCCTCTGTTCTCCAAAAATCTGGTTAAACttcttttaaaattatatagAAGGAGGTTTATTACAATATTTCCCCCTGGCTCCACAACACGAGCCTCCACTGACTGCGCGTGCACCTCCCGAAACGGACGAGATGTTTATACTTGACGCGCTCGTCATTGTAATATTCTTTGAAATGAGAGGGGGCGACTCTGAGTAATAGTCCTATAAAACAGCAGGAAGTAGCTGAGAGAAGTAGTTTGTCGGAACAACCAAAGCAACGCTTACAGACAAGGTGTCTCATTTGGAGTTGCTGAATGCTGAGCAGGAATTGTTGTTGTTCGTTTTCAGTacacttcacacaaaaaaagagcTAAGAATCATAAAATCTAGTAAACCTTGagatattacaatatattacaGCAAGTTACAAATGAAGGCCTCGTGCACTCAACGCACTTGACTGCCCACTCcgtgatgatgtcatttttgtGGCGTGGACACATTGAGTATAAACCAGGTTTAATgctgtctagcattagtgtttgtgtagggtgcctcaattttttaattttcaaaggGTGTTGTAACTGAAAAAAGGTTGAGAACTGCTGATCTATCTAACTAGAGAGGTATAATGTATGAAAGCCACCACTTGCATGCTTGCATGGCTGTTCTCAGCATGGGGGCAGTGATGGCTTGACTGTTAAGGGTTTGGGTTTGGTTTACTGATCGGAAGATCAGCGGTAtaaagccccagcactgccaagcttttGGGCCCaaactgttgggcccttgagcaaggcccttaaccctctctgctgcaggggtgccatatcatggctgaccctgcgctctgaccccaacttcctaatatgctgggatatgtgggggaaaaaaaatatttcactgtgttgtaatgtatatgtgaccaacaAAGACTCATTATCTCTCTGATTGCTGCCAGTTTGGTTTCAGGTCTGAGATTGGCTCTGTTCCTACTGGTGTCCCTCAGGGATCAATTTTCGCCGCTTGCTTTTCAGCATTTATATGTTTCCTCTTGGATCGCTGTTAAGATCACTCAGGCTTAATTATCACTTCTATGCAGACGATACTCAGATTTGTGTTCACTCTAAACCTGGTCAAAATATGGAGGatagaaaccatggatgacccAAAACTTTGTGTCTTAATAGCGATAAGGATTGAGGTTTTGCTTATTGGCTCTTCTCACCTGCTTCGTAAAGCTGGTTCACTAATGTTGAAGATTTAAGGCTCTGCTTTGGAGTTCCAaactaaaatttaaaaatctagGAGTCATATTTGATTCAAGTTTGTCTTTTGACCCACGTGTACAATCTACTGTCAAGAATTCCCTTTTTCCATCTCAGAAATATCACTAGACTTTGCCCTATGCTATCTTCTCCTGTGACTGAAAGG
The genomic region above belongs to Ictalurus punctatus breed USDA103 chromosome 14, Coco_2.0, whole genome shotgun sequence and contains:
- the LOC128634932 gene encoding uncharacterized protein LOC128634932, yielding MAHLLDLFTLQLLFGFFTPGLLEIASTDHLSVPPGENITLLCNITNYSEISWYRLRSEEVKLLISAEKLKLKKNFFLRYNVNESHFDMTESSSSVSLVIIGVRETDLGFYFCGGRNNATHIQFGKLIRLDFTADQHGGSDNAPNQNTQQSTGAALWIIMSVCLVSILINIICMCVFCCKIKGKSVLSHNSCSNTTDSTEKEENIHYASIQYKRRSRAAAKKNTASDSDSVTYTTVASQPRRH